The Ziziphus jujuba cultivar Dongzao chromosome 5, ASM3175591v1 genome segment tccaattcaatccaatccaaactaaatcatatattatataattaaaaaattatttatatatatatatatatatatttatttttatatattaatttttttcatttttaatatatatattttttaacccaTCGGTCCATCCCAATTCCCAAATTGAATTGAAACTCTAAACATTTACTAGTTTTGTCGTCGCACTTCTACCATAATCCTAAATATTTACTtactttactatttttttttattttttattgtaaaagtAAAATGATGACAATGTTAGATTAtgctaattatattttatatttgaataactataatttattatttatattttatatttgaaattttttttatttgtattatatatttatagattaataaatttaaaattaattaaccaattcaaaccaaatcgatcataaataatttaatttaatttgaatttaatattttaataatttaaattaaattttatattaaataatatagattaaattatattttgatccaAAATTTAACTAATTCAATGGATGCCAACCCTACATGCCGACCCCTACGATTGGGGTGGAGAATATTCAGAAGGTTAACGTAAGAAATTAGGGCCGCAGTGTTTGAAATCAAAATTTGGGAATCAGACGAGGGAGAGGTTTATAGACTCCAGAGAACTCCTCGGAGAGAAAAGAatctgtgagagagagagagagagagagagagagagagagagagagagaaagttaaataaacaacaataactAGGGGACGCCGCAGTGGCGCACCCTCTTATCATGCGCACTCCCTCACTTCTTcagttcttcttcttcaatggcTGCTAACAACCTAAAGACTGATTCTCCCATTTCTCGTCGCATCGTTCGTGCTTTCCTTGATTTCCTTAACTCTGGTTTTGCTCTCTTCTCTCTCGCTCGCTCgctctttattattattctattattctGATTCCGGCGTTGAGTTGATGATAGTGATGATGATACTTATGGTTTTGGTCCAATTTTGAGCCCTAAAATGTTCGTACCTTTTGGGGATTAttactctttatatatatatatatatatatgtttaacatataaataaatgtatctTCGGTATTTCTTCTTGTTTGTGTAAAATGtctgtaggaaaaaaaaaaaaaaaagtctaattCATGTTGTTAAACACATGATTTTTCAGGCTGATTGTTAACTATAGAACGATCATATGGAGCATCATTACTGGTTTTAATTTGTAGAAATCCAATTCTAGTTGTATTTTGGAAGctatgaaaaaaggaaaagtaaaggggaaagggaaaggaaattCTAACAAGTAACTAAAtcctttatataatttttcccttTTGCTAGTAGATAAAGCTGAAAACCCTTGGGATGTGTTTGTTTTCTTTCCACCTTCTTGATATCTAAAATATTCGCTGTTGTTTGAAACGGTGAAAGTGATTTGGTTGGAAAAACTTAAGATTTCACAAAGGGAGCCTTTGACATAATATATGCATAATAATGATAGAAGTCATCTTAATTGGATAGTATGATAATAAGAAAGCAAGTGGTTTGCATTACATGGTAAATGGGGACAAATGAAATTCTTATTGCACGAAGGCAACACGCTTGGAATTATTTTCAGTTGAGTTAGTGGGCTTGCTGTGAAACAATCTATGTAATGGACTGTTATCGTGCTTTAAATCTGTTACAAAATGTAAAGCTTTTCTTATTCactcatttttttattcataactgATGGTGGTTGCTTGTTTCCTCTTGGGCAGTTGAACCTGCTCCTGGTGTTGATCTTGAAGGCATTGAGGTTGCTAGGGAATGTTTACAGGATGTTTTTAGGCTCGGTTCGTCTGCTGCTGATGAGCAAACAAAACCTGATTCGTTGGTTGACATTTTTAGTTCAGTAGGAACAGATAAGCTTAAGGAGAAATTAGATCATGGATCAATCTCAGTAGATGCCCCCAGTTCCTCCCTTCAGAATGACTCTGATTCAAATCTTTCAAGGGCACCTATGGTACTTTTCCAGCATCAATGATTTCTTTAGTTGTTATATATGTTCATGTAGCTCCTAGTTTGTCATCTGTActgttttcatatctaaaaatgACGCTTGATAATTGAAGTCACTTCAGCTAATTGAAATCACTAGTTTACCAGGCTGTTGTGTGAGTGATGATTAGGAATAAAAGGTTTCTAaagtgtatgtatgtatattggtAGAATTTCAGTAGGCAATACTTAGAGCAAAGATCTGCTGACTGTTGGAACCAAAGAACTGAAGCATcataaatttggaaaaataatgtTGAGGAGGTATTTAATCAAAGtaagaatgttaaataaaacAACTAGGAAGGTAAGAGAGCATGAAGCTTTAACTTTGTTGATATTGATGTAACTGTTATAAATGTTATGCTAATTTTGAGACGTCAGACTCACTATAAGCATCTAATTTATTTACATTCTCGTTGAGATCATTGCTTGAATGGAGCTCTAGAGTTGCATGCATTTGAAATATCTTTATTATGGTGTAATTATCATgtcctatatataatataccctGATTTTGATCCTGTTTCTTGATTTCCAACATGATCAGGGTGAGGCTTGGACAAGTAAACCTAATGCAAGTGgtaagcttatatatatatatatatatttttttttttcttggctgGTGTGCATCTTTATTCATATTACCTTTCTGTGTATCCTAGTTGAAATCCTTATATTAGGATGTGTCTGTCtactgttttttttattttatttcacatcttttgaaaaatgaaactgATCATCAGACACAGTCTTTAATGAGAAGGGCTTGttaattgtttttcattttagttAGTTGTTGCATCAGCTACTTGGAAAATGGATATTGTAATTATTGTTGACAGTGTTTCCAGTGGGTCATATTGGGTCTGTGCAATGGACAAGTCTGCATGTAATGAAAAAGTAGCTCTTACATTTCATGAAGAATGAAAAGTCTATAAGAAACTTTAGGAGTCTTGTTGATACATTGAAATTTCTGATCATTCTAGAGTGATAGTGTTGATATGTACTCTTTTTTGAAGCAAAAGTTTTGTAGTTGAAACTGTATAAATATGTCATCTCTCTTGAAGAAATGATAGGGTAACAAGAATGTTCCGAGATTTTAATGATTCATCATATCAGTTGCAGTGGTTCATTCTATACTCAAACAGGATTCGAGCAGTATgccatttcatattttaaaattttaaatttgctaTCAAGTTGTAaagtttaatttctttgtagACCTGAAAAAGTTGTTCAAATTTCTTGCTATTTTTTGTGTTACTTTAAGTGCATATAAATTATTTCACAATTACCATGATATTGGCAGGAGTCTCTAAAGATGAACTCTTCGGTCAATTCTTTGCTGCACTGGAGAAAATACACTTCTTTAGGACAATGCCTGATGGTAGCGATGACCCAGTTCGAATAGATAAAGCGACTCAGTTATTCCATGATGTTTTGACtgtattctctctctctctctctctctctctctctattgaAGTTTTAGACAGTGTACCACAAATTATGGATCTGTAAACAAGACTAGATAGATGATATCATCTCATCCTTGAATTAGTTATGCTGCATCTGTTTTGGAGTGATCCTCAAAGTGTTGTTTAGTATTTGAtccacatgaataaatgcattttgATCGGTAAGAATATAATTTCTTTCACATGATTCAAGTTGCCTGGAGCTTTCAAGGAACCTTGCACTCATTATGAGTAGCATTAGGGTTTTTATATGTCAAGGAAGAGCACCAATGGTTTTTATATTCAAAGTGATGGAGCTAGCTGTACTTGAACTATTAGATAATCATAGTCGGCGGTATCATCACTGTTTTCATCGCTATCATCAACAAATACAATACAATTACAATACATTTAGCAGCTAGCTAGCTCCTAATACAATTACAACCTCGACATGTTAGAACTTTCAAATGTATTCGAGTTATtgaaaataatagaaatgaGTTTAAGGTTGTTCACTCATCTTCTTTTTTGTAAAGTTCTTAATTCTTTTCTAGGTTATCTTCACGCTAAGTGTTGCTTCCATTTTGATCCTTTCTGCCATCCTTTTACAAGCTTCCTTGATAAGAAAAAGTCATGTGCCATTGCAGGAAATGGAAAAATCTGGATGCCGGGATTTTAATCCAAAGAACCTGGCTGACACCTTTAAATCACAAGGTATCTGAAAAGCTTGTTGACCCTTTGGTTGGATCCTTAGGGCACTGGCGCTGAATTAATCTTTCACCATCTTATTTCAGAAATTTGCAAAAATCTAAGTATGTGCTTGCCAATATTATATGATTCTTCCTAATATCCTTTTGATAAGGATTATTTTAGGGAGGAATACATCCTTGCATTTGCATGCATTCATGCTTCGTGcatttaattcaattaattatctGCGTTCAGATTCATAatcttatttctattttatggaTCTTTTTGTTAGGTAATAAGGCAATGCAGTTGAAGCAGTACTCTGATGCAATTGAGTTGTATAATTGTGCTATTGCACTTTCTGAAAGTAATGCTGTTTACTACTGTAACAGGTGCATAGACTTGTCCTCAAATTTATATACTCATTTTGTCTTGaaaagatgtatatatatatatatatatgccaatcTTAAGAATTAGTTAAatagtttgaatttatttattttattttttatttttttaagaatacaaGCAGCTTATAGAAAATGCATAGTGATTTGTTCCCTCTATATTTGAAAATCTTGGTTCTGGTCCTTCTGGAGGCTAGATAGACATTTTTATACGAACACTTTAAGGGACTAAATTAGCATATAGAGAAATGAGATGGTCTTCTTTACTAATAGTACTATTTATTCCAATTTCACATATTGCAATTATTGAGAAGAAaggaatggaaaaaaagaatggattagttttttttttttttggttgataaactaaaaataaattgttcTAGTTTGCTCAAAGACCTGAAGTTTTTCTTTAGATGTTTGATAGAAAAATCATTTGGCACTTATCATATGTTCTCTCTTTTTTAGTGGCAGCAAATTTCcacatttcttcaaattttcttttattttaaatgaaagaTTTATTTGATTAACATGAGGTGTATTAACAACAGGGCAGCTGCTTACACTCAAGTACACAAATATACTGAAGCAATCAGAGATTGCCTTAAATCAATTGAAATTGACCCAAATTACAGCAAGGCATACAGCCGACTGGGATTGGCTTATTATGCACAAGGAAACTACAGAGATGCTATCAATAAAGGATTTAAGAAAGGTTGGTTATGAGTTCATTTTTATGTATGTACAGCAGTGGCAATCTAATGCAATGAGTTGAAccttatatttatttgagtAGTTTGTCATCTGCATATAATGCAATGAGTTGAAccttatatttatttgagtAGTTTGTCATCTGCATATATGGGAGAAACTAGTGGCAGATTACATCCATAGGCATTTGGGTGAATATAGCAGGTGAAGATGTTCAAACTCTTCAGGGCAGCTCAAGCCTTAATCTGTGGTTAGGCTTGAGCCTTGAACCAATTGAATTGATGGCCGTTTTCATTTGGTCTGGGATCCCATTTAGGAGTTGAAATTGACCCAAATTACAGCAAGGCATACAGCCGAATGGGATTGGCTTATTATGCACAAGGAAACTACAGAAATGATATTAATAAAGGATTTAAGAAAGGTTGGTGATGAGTTCATTTTTATGTATGTACGGTAGTGGCAATCTAATGCAATGAGTCAAACCTTATATTTAATTGAGTAGTTTGTCATCTGCATGTATGGGAGAAACGAGTGGCAGATTACATGCAAAGGCATTTGGGTAAGTATAGCATGTGAAGATGTTCAAACTCTTCAGGGGGGCTCAAACCTTAATCTGTGGTTAGGCTCAAGCCTTTAACCAATGGAATTGATGGCCGTTTTCGTTTGCTCTGGGATCCCATTTAGGAGTATTGAATCCtaaactataaaaattacatggtcaaatttgttttgaaaaatgcagttaaatgttaaaaataaaaaataaaaaaaaaagaaaaaaagaaaagggtagcAGATTTGCCTTAAATCAAATAATTGTGATGAAATGTAGTAGTGAATAAGCAGATTTGACTTAAATCAAACTTTCTGTGAAGAAGTGTAGGGGTGAACAACATTCCTAAAGCTAGATTTTATCTTTGCAGCCTTACAATTGGATCCAAATAATGAATCTGTCAAAGAAAATATCCTGGTTTGTTCTTTACTTCTTGttttcattttgtatatttcttgtgttcactactttttacattttatcCTGTGAATCTGTAGGTGGCTGAGCAAAAATTGAGAGAGGAGCAACAACGAGCTGAACGAGATCAGGTAATACTTTGTATTTGTACAGTACTGCTTATGAAGATAGGTCAGGCAGGTCATTACTCATGTTTCAGGTGACCCTAGCCAGCATATTTATTGTTCTTTTACCTTTCTTTCAtccaattataaaaaatgaaaagacagCCTTAAAACAATAGACCTTAAATATGTGTTTTGCGCTAATGTCGTAGTTTTAAACCGTGGGATGTCACATTATGTACTTCTATTTCATTCAATTGATTACCAAGGGTACTTAAGTTTCCTTCTTCCACACTTCTAATCATTTAATTGGGTATGCATTGatgaaactattattttttgtatccCTGTAGATCTTCCGTAGGTGATAATTAAATCTGAAACCAACGTACTGCAAATTTGTACTTTATGTTGATATTCTCTGGAATATTATATGGCAGCAAGATGCCAATAAGTCATCTATTCTTTGAGGCTTCTGACCAATTGCAAATTCTGAATCAATATGTTAGTGCATACCATgccaagtgaaaatgttttaaaatacgATTCTACAGTTTTTATACATTATTTTGGAGGTTGAAAGGTGCCATTTgccatgtgtatatatatatataaatatattttcctaATTGAAGTCTTGTTCTCTTTTTTCTGTGATTGAATGTGTGACATGTCTGCTAAAATTTTACGAATCTTTTTCTGCACAGAATACAAGGTCTGCTGGTCAAAGTGATCCAGGTCACCATAACCAGTCTACAGGAGGAGGGTCAAGAAGCCACAGTGCCCCACCTCCGTTCACATCC includes the following:
- the LOC107421063 gene encoding uncharacterized protein LOC107421063, which produces MAANNLKTDSPISRRIVRAFLDFLNSVEPAPGVDLEGIEVARECLQDVFRLGSSAADEQTKPDSLVDIFSSVGTDKLKEKLDHGSISVDAPSSSLQNDSDSNLSRAPMGEAWTSKPNASGVSKDELFGQFFAALEKIHFFRTMPDGSDDPVRIDKATQLFHDVLTEMEKSGCRDFNPKNLADTFKSQGNKAMQLKQYSDAIELYNCAIALSESNAVYYCNRAAAYTQVHKYTEAIRDCLKSIEIDPNYSKAYSRLGLAYYAQGNYRDAINKGFKKALQLDPNNESVKENILVAEQKLREEQQRAERDQNTRSAGQSDPGHHNQSTGGGSRSHSAPPPFTSIPFDMSSLPSDFANMFMNMASNANQGQHSQSGQGDDGNNVNNGSDDPGIRIGGNINLNFGEQMPEELAGTLRSLVDMFSGGGGASRGNAHNPSDGRSAPN